One Oscillospiraceae bacterium genomic region harbors:
- a CDS encoding transporter substrate-binding domain-containing protein, with the protein MNLIKRAGVYRELAILTAMLILTALLSFPARAEEAESQHEHVRVGFFAMDGYHMIDEDGNRSGYGYDFLRLMARYWDADYEYIGYDKSWEDMQQMLLDGEIDMVTSASKTPDREELFDFSRPIGTSNDILTIRGDNTAIVEGQYSTYNGMRVALLNGNSRNVEFAEYAQAKGFTYTSVYFDSTEEMAKALQNGTVDAMVTSSLYRTNNERILEKFGSSDIYVIVKKGNTELLNQVNYAIDQMNAAEGNWKTTLYSKNYESADAKNLEYTEEEKRIIAQYSKDNPLHILCDPTRYPYSYTEDGKVKGILPDYFRKIADYAGLSYEFLVPATRDEYIAYQSDRTAVDISIDARLDTDNYAETKGWGLTAPYITMRMARVTRRDFDGNIHVVTTVNQTVAKSIEDALAPGAEKLMCSTRQEMMEAVRDGKADAAFVYYYMAQAFINGDTTGTMTYTPLEQPTFSYRMVVSSLENHALAGILTKAMYAMPENLVEDLAAQYTAYKATNLTFADMIRLHPAAAVLIIVFISCMAVTLIIIMSRLQTRRELQLAAQQKAEEMTTLAEQAQAASKAKSVFLSNMSHDIRTPMNAIIGFTNIALHQDSVPEIHNCLKKIEDSSDHLLSLLNDILDLSRIESGKVVFSPVPADITAVTDSAIEIINGTLLNRSLNFEVHREPMENPYVMTEPVRIREILVNILNNAVKFTNDGGTIRLDVSNRPGADAQHRVVCYRVQDTGVGMSEEFQTKLFDEFEQEKNDARTQYKGTGLGMPIAKRYVELMGGTIAVESKKGVGTTFTVEIPMELTSSEKVEKTKKPAKRKSLKGIKVLLAEDNDLNAELAAILLEDSEMIVTRAADGQEVVDLFANHPAGTYDIILMDIMMPKMDGLQAAKAIRAMQAERPDAEEIPIIALSANAFAEDVQTSLDAGMNGHVSKPLNVAEVAKVIARNLNKS; encoded by the coding sequence ATGAATCTTATAAAGCGAGCCGGTGTTTACAGGGAACTGGCCATTCTGACAGCGATGCTGATTCTAACGGCGCTGCTGTCTTTCCCGGCGCGTGCGGAAGAGGCGGAAAGCCAGCATGAGCACGTGCGCGTTGGCTTTTTTGCGATGGACGGCTATCACATGATAGATGAAGATGGAAACCGCAGCGGTTACGGCTATGATTTCCTCCGCCTGATGGCGCGCTATTGGGATGCAGACTATGAGTACATCGGCTATGACAAAAGCTGGGAGGATATGCAGCAGATGCTGCTGGACGGCGAGATCGACATGGTCACTTCTGCCAGCAAAACGCCTGACCGCGAAGAATTGTTTGATTTTTCCCGTCCCATCGGAACCAGCAACGATATCCTGACGATCCGCGGCGATAATACTGCTATCGTTGAGGGGCAATACAGTACCTACAATGGGATGCGTGTTGCACTCCTGAACGGAAACTCCCGGAATGTTGAATTTGCAGAGTATGCACAGGCCAAAGGCTTTACCTACACATCGGTTTATTTCGATTCGACTGAGGAGATGGCAAAGGCCCTTCAGAACGGAACGGTCGATGCCATGGTCACCAGTTCCCTGTACAGGACAAACAACGAGCGCATCCTTGAAAAATTCGGCAGCAGTGATATTTATGTGATCGTCAAAAAAGGAAATACCGAACTTCTGAACCAGGTAAATTATGCAATCGATCAGATGAACGCCGCCGAGGGCAACTGGAAAACGACCCTCTATAGCAAAAATTACGAAAGCGCTGATGCCAAAAATCTGGAGTATACGGAAGAAGAAAAGCGCATCATCGCCCAATATTCCAAGGACAATCCCCTTCACATCCTGTGCGACCCGACCCGGTATCCCTATTCTTATACAGAAGATGGCAAGGTAAAGGGCATTCTCCCGGACTATTTCCGGAAGATAGCGGACTATGCCGGGCTTTCCTATGAATTTCTTGTCCCCGCAACCAGAGATGAATATATCGCGTATCAAAGCGATAGGACCGCGGTAGACATCAGCATTGATGCACGATTGGATACGGACAATTACGCAGAAACCAAAGGATGGGGATTGACCGCACCCTATATCACGATGCGCATGGCAAGGGTGACGCGGAGAGATTTTGACGGGAACATCCATGTCGTCACCACGGTCAATCAGACCGTGGCCAAGTCAATCGAAGATGCATTGGCACCCGGTGCGGAAAAACTGATGTGCAGTACCCGTCAGGAGATGATGGAGGCTGTCCGTGACGGCAAGGCGGATGCAGCGTTTGTCTACTATTATATGGCGCAGGCGTTTATCAACGGCGACACGACAGGCACCATGACCTACACGCCGCTGGAACAGCCCACCTTCAGCTACCGCATGGTGGTTTCCTCCCTGGAAAATCACGCGCTGGCAGGTATCCTGACAAAGGCAATGTACGCGATGCCGGAGAATCTTGTCGAGGATCTTGCGGCGCAGTACACCGCATATAAAGCGACAAATCTGACCTTTGCAGACATGATCCGCCTGCATCCGGCTGCGGCTGTCCTTATCATCGTATTTATCTCGTGTATGGCAGTCACGCTGATCATTATTATGAGCCGTTTGCAGACGCGCAGAGAATTACAGCTTGCCGCCCAGCAGAAAGCAGAAGAAATGACCACCCTTGCAGAGCAGGCGCAGGCCGCCAGCAAAGCAAAAAGTGTCTTCCTTTCCAATATGTCCCACGATATCCGTACCCCGATGAATGCCATCATCGGCTTTACGAATATCGCGTTGCATCAGGATTCTGTACCCGAAATCCACAACTGCCTGAAAAAAATCGAGGACAGCTCGGATCATCTGCTGTCCCTGTTGAATGATATACTGGATCTGAGCCGCATCGAAAGCGGAAAGGTGGTATTCTCCCCGGTTCCGGCAGATATCACCGCCGTTACGGATAGTGCAATTGAGATCATAAACGGTACCCTTCTGAACCGGAGCCTGAACTTTGAGGTACACCGTGAACCGATGGAGAATCCCTATGTCATGACGGAGCCTGTCCGCATCCGGGAGATTCTGGTCAACATCCTGAACAACGCCGTAAAATTCACCAATGACGGCGGTACGATCCGTCTGGATGTGAGCAACCGTCCGGGAGCCGATGCACAGCACAGGGTGGTTTGCTATCGAGTTCAGGATACCGGAGTCGGTATGAGCGAGGAATTCCAGACAAAGCTCTTTGACGAATTCGAACAGGAGAAAAACGACGCAAGAACGCAGTATAAAGGCACAGGTCTGGGTATGCCCATCGCAAAGAGATATGTGGAATTGATGGGCGGAACCATTGCGGTGGAAAGCAAAAAGGGAGTCGGCACGACCTTTACCGTGGAAATCCCCATGGAGCTGACAAGCTCTGAAAAGGTCGAAAAAACAAAGAAACCGGCAAAGCGCAAAAGCCTGAAAGGGATCAAGGTGCTTCTGGCAGAGGATAACGATTTGAACGCCGAGCTTGCCGCGATACTGTTAGAGGATTCGGAGATGATCGTAACCCGTGCGGCGGACGGGCAGGAGGTTGTCGACCTGTTTGCAAATCACCCGGCGGGTACCTATGACATTATCCTGATGGACATTATGATGCCGAAAATGGACGGACTGCAGGCAGCAAAAGCCATCCGCGCCATGCAGGCGGAACGCCCGGATGCAGAAGAAATCCCCATCATTGCACTGTCGGCCAACGCTTTTGCGGAGGATGTGCAGACCTCTCTGGATGCGGGCATGAACGGTCATGTTTCCAAGCCTCTTAATGTGGCAGAGGTAGCCAAAGTCATTGCGAGAAATCTGAATAAGTCATGA
- the thiI gene encoding tRNA 4-thiouridine(8) synthase ThiI — MKEIILAYQGEMTLKGLNRGKFEARLSKIIRWRLEPLGKFKVYQAQSTVFIEPKEEGLDMDEAFRRVSHVFGIVKMSRAVECPKDFDAICETAEAYLGETLRGIRTFKVEAKRADKTYPMKSPEICRELGAYLLDKHHHLRVDVHNPQLEVMVEIRDHSAYVHGPKVEAAGGLPVGTSGRALNLLSGGIDSPVAAWCMARRGLALHHIHFASPPYTSLRAKLKVRDLARELVEYTGNCTLFVVPYTKPQEYIRDNAPDVLFTVLMRRSMLRIANRVAAKLELQALITGESLAQVASQTMAALACTDAAQDLPVLRPCIGMDKTEIIAISRKIGTFETSIEPYEDCCTIFTPPHPKTSPTMEEILAAEAGMPDLLALEAEAAENVEKIYIRMGGEEDDLL; from the coding sequence ATGAAAGAGATCATCCTAGCATACCAGGGCGAAATGACCCTGAAAGGTCTGAACCGCGGCAAGTTTGAAGCACGCCTGTCCAAGATCATCCGCTGGCGGCTGGAGCCGCTGGGCAAGTTCAAAGTCTACCAGGCCCAGAGCACCGTTTTTATCGAGCCGAAGGAAGAGGGCCTGGACATGGACGAGGCCTTCCGCCGCGTCTCCCACGTGTTCGGCATCGTCAAGATGAGCCGCGCGGTGGAGTGCCCCAAGGACTTCGACGCCATCTGCGAGACCGCCGAAGCTTACCTGGGCGAGACGCTGCGGGGCATCCGCACCTTTAAGGTGGAAGCCAAGCGCGCCGACAAGACCTACCCGATGAAGAGTCCCGAGATCTGCCGCGAGCTGGGCGCTTATCTGCTGGACAAGCACCACCACCTGCGGGTGGATGTGCACAACCCTCAGCTGGAAGTCATGGTTGAGATCCGCGACCACTCCGCCTACGTCCACGGCCCCAAGGTGGAAGCCGCCGGTGGCCTGCCGGTAGGTACCAGCGGCCGTGCGCTGAACCTGCTCTCCGGTGGTATCGACAGCCCCGTCGCCGCCTGGTGCATGGCCCGCCGCGGCCTGGCGCTGCATCACATCCACTTTGCCAGTCCGCCCTACACCAGCCTGCGCGCCAAGCTGAAGGTACGCGACCTGGCCCGGGAACTGGTGGAGTACACCGGCAACTGCACGCTCTTCGTCGTGCCCTACACCAAGCCGCAGGAGTATATCCGAGATAATGCCCCCGACGTGCTGTTCACCGTGCTGATGCGCCGCAGCATGCTGCGCATCGCCAACCGTGTGGCCGCCAAGCTGGAACTGCAGGCCCTTATCACCGGCGAGAGCCTGGCCCAGGTGGCCAGCCAGACGATGGCGGCCCTGGCCTGCACCGACGCCGCCCAGGATCTGCCCGTGCTGCGCCCCTGCATCGGCATGGACAAGACCGAGATCATCGCTATTTCGCGCAAGATCGGCACCTTTGAGACGTCCATCGAACCTTACGAGGATTGCTGCACCATCTTCACCCCGCCGCACCCCAAGACCAGCCCCACCATGGAGGAAATTTTGGCGGCTGAGGCGGGTATGCCCGACCTGCTGGCGCTGGAAGCGGAAGCTGCTGAAAATGTCGAGAAAATTTACATCCGTATGGGTGGGGAAGAGGATGATCTGCTGTGA
- a CDS encoding cysteine desulfurase, with protein MLSDPQIHYLDNAATTRVDPAVTEVIHDALVELWANPSSLYDPAVAAQDGIETARARIAKTLHCRSDEIYFTACGSESNNMAIYGAAMPRRHWGNKIVVTGFEHPSVQLPIRALKEEGFTVVEIAPERDGHIDTEKFLAAVDKNTVLAACMAVNNETGARQDIAALAKGIKAKNSRTHFHVDAVQAWLRIPIDLQKWPGVDTLSVSGHKIHAPKGIGALFVRDSQRQTLHPPYVGGHQERGMRPGTENTPYIVGLGLAAAKGAQRLRTKDDHLHALNRQLRTGLAELPGITLNSPDDAVDEVVNFSTGCINSQTFINYLNGRLVFVSGGSACDKGEPSHTLQAMGCDDLTIRTALRVSFCADNTPEDVDALLDGLRAGLRELQHI; from the coding sequence ATGCTTTCCGACCCGCAGATCCATTATCTGGATAACGCCGCCACCACCCGCGTGGACCCCGCCGTGACCGAGGTCATCCACGATGCTTTGGTGGAACTCTGGGCCAACCCCAGCAGCCTGTACGACCCCGCCGTGGCCGCGCAGGACGGTATCGAAACGGCCCGCGCCCGCATTGCCAAAACGCTGCACTGCCGCAGCGATGAAATTTACTTCACGGCCTGCGGGTCGGAGAGCAACAACATGGCCATCTACGGTGCCGCGATGCCCCGCCGCCACTGGGGCAATAAGATCGTCGTCACCGGCTTCGAGCATCCCAGCGTGCAGCTGCCGATCCGCGCTTTAAAAGAGGAAGGCTTCACCGTCGTGGAAATCGCCCCGGAGCGGGACGGTCATATCGACACCGAGAAATTCCTCGCTGCTGTGGATAAAAACACCGTCCTGGCCGCCTGCATGGCCGTCAACAACGAGACCGGCGCACGTCAGGACATTGCTGCCCTGGCCAAGGGCATCAAGGCTAAAAACAGCCGCACCCACTTCCATGTAGACGCGGTGCAGGCCTGGCTGCGCATCCCCATCGACCTGCAAAAGTGGCCCGGCGTGGACACGCTGTCCGTTTCCGGCCACAAGATCCACGCCCCCAAGGGCATCGGCGCACTCTTCGTGCGGGACAGCCAGCGCCAGACGCTGCACCCGCCCTACGTTGGCGGCCATCAGGAGCGCGGCATGCGCCCCGGCACCGAGAACACGCCCTATATCGTGGGCCTGGGCCTGGCGGCTGCCAAAGGCGCCCAGCGCCTGCGCACCAAGGACGACCACCTGCATGCCCTGAATCGGCAGCTGCGCACCGGCCTGGCCGAGCTGCCCGGCATCACGCTGAATTCCCCCGATGACGCCGTGGATGAGGTGGTCAACTTCTCCACCGGCTGCATCAACAGCCAGACCTTCATCAACTACCTCAACGGGCGGCTGGTGTTCGTCTCCGGCGGCAGCGCCTGCGATAAGGGCGAGCCCAGCCACACCCTGCAAGCCATGGGCTGCGATGACCTGACCATCCGCACCGCGCTGCGTGTCAGCTTCTGCGCCGACAACACCCCCGAGGACGTGGACGCCCTGCTGGACGGCCTGCGCGCCGGCCTGCGCGAACTGCAGCACATTTAA
- a CDS encoding tyrosine-type recombinase/integrase yields the protein MLLKNGFRPIRYHDLRHSCASLLIKNKVTMKEVQMWLGHSSFSTTANIYAHIDVDSKMEAANMIASKINLGELPEKKKSPKQKIA from the coding sequence ATGCTCTTGAAGAACGGTTTCCGCCCGATTCGCTATCACGACCTCCGCCACTCCTGCGCCAGCTTGCTTATCAAGAACAAAGTCACAATGAAAGAGGTACAGATGTGGCTGGGACATTCCAGCTTTTCCACCACGGCCAATATTTATGCCCACATTGACGTGGATAGCAAAATGGAGGCTGCGAACATGATTGCAAGCAAAATCAATCTTGGCGAACTCCCCGAAAAAAAGAAATCTCCCAAGCAAAAAATCGCTTAG
- a CDS encoding ABC transporter substrate-binding protein has protein sequence MKKKRLYKVFALLVAMVLSLSLLTGCAGKSTEAVQAQEDAETIQVYLWTNNLYEKYAPYVQSQLPDVNIEFIVGNNDLDFYKFLQENGGLPDIITCCRFSLHDAAPLKDSLMNLATTNEAGAIYNTYLNSFKNEDGSVNWLPVCPDAHGLVVNRDLFVQYGIPLPTDYAGFVAACKAFEEVGIRGYTADYLYDYTCMETLQGLSAGELTTIAGRKWRTAYSDPANNTRVGLDDTVWPGGFERMEQFIQDTGLTAADLELNYDDVVEMFGNGQLAMYFGSSAGVGMFQEQGIDATFLPIFSQNGEKWLMTTPYFQVALNRDLEQDAARREKAMQVLHVMLSEDAQEQILAEGQDLLSYSQSVSYHLTDTMKDVRSVVEENHMYIRIASNDFFAISQDVVSKMIAGEYDAEQAYRVFNAQLLAGEKPDTSDIVLTSETAYSNVFHKNGGNASFSVMANTLRGLYGTDVLVAPASSFTGSVLQADYTKAAVRAMIMPNGLMSYQRTMTGAELKDTLRAFVEGCEGGFTPFNRGSLPVVSGIALQVQENDGSYTLTGVTRNGQPLRDDDTVTVTCLATEKQMMPLLQDETGAFERGEATVKNTWSDAVCSGSVMLAAPESYITLGGGGKTLWKMISEN, from the coding sequence ATGAAAAAGAAACGACTGTACAAAGTTTTTGCCCTGCTTGTAGCCATGGTGTTGAGCTTGTCCCTGCTGACCGGATGCGCCGGAAAAAGCACCGAGGCAGTGCAGGCGCAGGAGGACGCCGAAACCATTCAGGTATATCTGTGGACCAACAACCTGTACGAAAAGTACGCTCCCTACGTGCAGTCGCAGCTGCCGGATGTAAACATTGAGTTTATCGTAGGCAACAACGATCTGGACTTCTACAAATTTTTGCAGGAAAACGGCGGTTTGCCGGACATTATCACCTGCTGCCGTTTCTCCCTGCACGATGCTGCCCCCTTAAAGGACAGCCTGATGAACCTTGCTACCACCAACGAGGCGGGTGCCATCTACAATACCTACCTCAACAGCTTCAAAAATGAGGACGGCAGTGTAAACTGGCTGCCCGTATGCCCCGATGCCCACGGTCTTGTGGTCAACCGCGACCTTTTTGTGCAGTACGGCATCCCGCTGCCCACCGATTACGCCGGCTTTGTCGCTGCCTGCAAAGCCTTTGAGGAAGTGGGCATCCGCGGCTATACCGCCGATTATCTGTACGACTACACCTGCATGGAAACGCTGCAGGGGCTTTCTGCTGGTGAGCTTACGACCATAGCAGGGCGCAAATGGCGCACCGCCTACAGCGACCCCGCCAACAACACCCGTGTCGGGCTGGACGATACCGTGTGGCCGGGCGGCTTCGAGCGTATGGAGCAGTTCATCCAGGACACAGGTCTTACGGCGGCGGATTTGGAGCTGAATTACGATGACGTGGTCGAGATGTTCGGCAACGGGCAGCTTGCCATGTACTTCGGCTCCTCCGCCGGTGTAGGGATGTTCCAAGAGCAGGGTATTGACGCAACCTTTTTGCCGATCTTCAGCCAGAACGGGGAAAAGTGGCTGATGACCACGCCCTACTTCCAAGTGGCATTGAACCGCGATTTGGAGCAGGACGCCGCGCGGCGCGAAAAGGCGATGCAGGTTCTGCACGTCATGCTGTCGGAGGATGCGCAGGAACAGATCCTTGCGGAAGGGCAGGACCTGCTCAGCTACAGCCAGAGCGTAAGCTACCACCTGACCGACACCATGAAGGATGTGCGCTCGGTGGTGGAAGAAAACCATATGTATATCCGCATCGCCTCCAACGATTTCTTTGCCATCTCGCAGGATGTGGTCTCCAAGATGATCGCGGGCGAATATGACGCCGAGCAAGCCTATCGAGTGTTTAATGCCCAGCTTCTGGCAGGGGAAAAGCCCGACACCAGCGACATTGTGCTGACCAGCGAAACCGCTTATTCCAATGTATTCCACAAAAACGGCGGCAATGCGTCCTTCTCGGTTATGGCAAACACGCTGCGCGGGCTTTACGGCACCGATGTGTTGGTGGCACCCGCCAGCAGCTTTACCGGCAGCGTGCTGCAGGCCGACTATACCAAGGCAGCGGTGCGCGCCATGATCATGCCCAACGGGCTTATGTCGTACCAGCGCACCATGACGGGCGCCGAGCTGAAGGACACCCTGCGCGCCTTTGTGGAGGGCTGCGAGGGCGGCTTTACCCCGTTCAACCGCGGTTCCCTGCCGGTGGTCAGCGGCATCGCCCTGCAGGTACAGGAGAACGACGGCAGCTATACGCTGACCGGCGTTACCCGCAACGGGCAGCCCCTGCGGGACGATGATACCGTTACCGTGACCTGCCTGGCGACAGAAAAGCAGATGATGCCGCTGCTGCAGGACGAAACCGGCGCGTTTGAGCGCGGGGAAGCCACGGTCAAAAACACTTGGAGCGATGCGGTTTGCAGCGGCAGCGTGATGCTTGCCGCGCCGGAAAGCTATATTACGTTAGGGGGGGGGGGTAAAACGCTATGGAAGATGATAAGCGAAAACTGA
- a CDS encoding response regulator yields MEDDKRKLKTKRRFPRKGLTAAAVLLVIAFFVCLSVQYLSFVSKTVYEESTAHLDEILHKSNSMLSMIANKNISYLHLWNGFLDSNPDDDGTQAYLESAQKELGFAGFYFLSYDGNYMTPGGETGYLGLQSNLDELLADQDDVVMNTALPGQDPMLVFICPETKGVYRGFAYDAIAISRYNADVMKTVDESAFGGAASSYVIYPDGQVVIEDIAEGEESIYNLVAVLRDYSDLTETQMQELVSDFAKGASGNREVTLGGTRYYLVYESAGVQNWIMAGIVPVDVVNAGMNQLWLRTVQIVTGIVLTIAVLIILLVTRWGHVKLRRKDYEILCRDELFQKLSQNVDDVFLMLDAQTYKADYLSPNMERLLGLTRESVRENINTLALLHPKDFPDRTKNYLEGLAGGEQREWDMEYVHQKTGERRWFHVVAMGSEVEGQTKYILVLSDRTADRQVNQALSDAVAAAENANRAKSTFLSNMSHDIRTPMNAIIGFTTLAVSHLDDKDRMKEYLTKILASGNHLLSLINDILDMSRIESGKIQLDETEVNLSDVLHDIKTIVSGQIYAKQLELYMDAMDITDEDVYCDKTRLNQVLMNLLSNAIKFTPAGGTVSVRVRQLAGKVGGCGQYEFRVKDSGIGMSPEFAKKIFEPFERERTSTVSKIQGTGLGMAITKNIVDMMGGTIEVQTAPEKGSEFIVRVPLRVQEEHRKTVKITELEGLKALVVDDDFNTCDSVTKMLVKVGMRAEWTLSGKEAVLRARQSIEMGDTYKAYIIDWRLPDMNGIEVTRQIRSLHDDTPIIILTAYDWSDIEVEAKAAGVTAFCSKPMFLSDLRDTLMTAIGQKQAQEEQGVLPQKTTDFKGKHILLAEDNELNREIAVEILNAYGFEVDTAENGAVAVEKVSTAAPGQYDLVLMDVQMPIMDGYTATHRIRELENSALACIPILAMTANAFDEDRRNALESGMNGFLSKPIVIADLVQEMRKIL; encoded by the coding sequence ATGGAAGATGATAAGCGAAAACTGAAAACAAAGCGCCGTTTTCCGCGCAAAGGGCTGACCGCCGCTGCTGTTCTGCTGGTAATCGCGTTTTTTGTCTGCCTTAGCGTGCAGTACCTTTCGTTTGTATCCAAAACCGTCTACGAAGAAAGCACCGCGCATCTGGATGAAATTCTGCATAAATCCAACAGTATGCTGAGCATGATCGCCAACAAAAACATCTCCTATCTGCATTTGTGGAACGGCTTTCTGGACAGCAACCCCGACGATGACGGAACGCAGGCGTATCTGGAGTCTGCGCAGAAGGAGCTTGGCTTTGCCGGATTCTACTTTCTTTCTTACGACGGCAACTACATGACACCCGGCGGTGAAACGGGCTATCTTGGCTTGCAAAGCAATCTGGACGAGCTGCTTGCCGATCAGGACGACGTTGTGATGAATACGGCTTTGCCGGGGCAGGACCCGATGCTGGTGTTTATCTGCCCCGAAACCAAGGGCGTCTACCGCGGCTTTGCCTACGATGCCATCGCCATCAGCCGCTACAATGCCGACGTGATGAAAACTGTGGACGAATCGGCTTTCGGCGGTGCTGCCAGCAGCTATGTCATCTACCCGGATGGACAGGTCGTGATTGAAGATATTGCAGAGGGCGAGGAATCCATCTATAACCTTGTTGCGGTACTGCGCGATTATTCCGACCTTACCGAGACGCAGATGCAAGAGCTTGTCAGCGACTTTGCAAAAGGTGCCAGCGGAAACCGTGAGGTGACGCTGGGCGGCACAAGATACTATCTGGTCTACGAGAGCGCCGGTGTCCAGAACTGGATCATGGCGGGCATTGTCCCCGTAGATGTCGTCAATGCCGGTATGAATCAGCTTTGGCTGCGCACGGTGCAGATTGTAACCGGCATTGTTTTGACGATTGCCGTGCTGATCATTCTGCTGGTTACGCGCTGGGGTCACGTCAAGCTGCGCCGCAAGGATTACGAGATTCTGTGCCGGGACGAGCTGTTCCAAAAGCTGTCCCAAAACGTGGACGATGTTTTCCTGATGCTGGATGCACAAACCTACAAGGCAGATTATCTCAGCCCGAACATGGAACGGCTGCTGGGTTTGACGCGGGAGAGTGTGCGCGAAAATATCAATACCTTGGCGCTGCTGCACCCGAAGGATTTCCCCGACCGCACCAAAAATTATCTGGAAGGGCTTGCGGGCGGCGAACAGCGCGAATGGGACATGGAGTATGTACATCAGAAAACAGGGGAACGGCGCTGGTTCCATGTGGTTGCCATGGGCAGCGAGGTCGAGGGACAAACCAAGTACATTTTGGTTTTGTCTGACCGCACCGCCGACAGGCAGGTGAATCAGGCCCTCTCGGATGCCGTTGCCGCCGCCGAAAACGCCAACCGCGCCAAGAGCACCTTCCTTTCCAATATGTCCCACGATATCCGCACCCCCATGAACGCCATCATCGGCTTTACCACGCTGGCAGTCAGCCATCTGGACGACAAGGACCGCATGAAGGAATACCTTACCAAGATACTTGCCTCCGGAAACCACCTGCTTTCGCTCATCAATGATATTCTGGATATGAGCCGCATCGAAAGCGGAAAAATCCAGCTGGACGAAACTGAGGTCAATCTGTCCGATGTGCTGCACGACATAAAAACCATCGTCAGCGGGCAGATTTACGCAAAGCAGCTGGAATTGTATATGGACGCAATGGATATTACCGATGAGGACGTCTATTGCGATAAGACCCGGCTGAATCAGGTTCTGATGAACCTTTTGTCCAACGCTATTAAGTTCACCCCCGCAGGCGGCACCGTGTCGGTGCGGGTGCGCCAGCTCGCCGGCAAGGTCGGCGGCTGCGGGCAGTATGAGTTCCGCGTCAAAGACAGCGGCATCGGTATGAGCCCGGAGTTTGCCAAAAAAATCTTTGAACCCTTTGAGCGCGAGCGAACCTCCACGGTAAGCAAAATACAGGGCACCGGGCTGGGTATGGCCATCACCAAAAACATTGTGGATATGATGGGCGGCACCATTGAGGTGCAGACCGCGCCGGAAAAAGGCTCTGAATTTATCGTTCGTGTGCCGCTGCGCGTGCAGGAAGAACACCGCAAGACGGTAAAAATCACCGAGCTGGAGGGTCTGAAGGCGCTGGTGGTGGATGATGATTTCAACACCTGCGACAGCGTGACCAAGATGCTGGTCAAGGTGGGTATGCGTGCCGAGTGGACGCTTTCCGGCAAGGAGGCAGTGCTGCGCGCACGGCAGTCCATCGAGATGGGCGATACCTATAAGGCCTATATTATCGACTGGCGTCTGCCGGATATGAACGGCATTGAGGTCACCCGCCAGATCCGCAGCCTGCACGATGATACGCCCATTATTATCCTTACCGCCTATGACTGGTCCGACATTGAGGTGGAGGCAAAGGCAGCCGGTGTCACGGCGTTCTGCTCCAAGCCGATGTTCCTGTCTGACTTGCGCGACACGCTGATGACCGCCATCGGGCAGAAACAGGCGCAGGAGGAGCAGGGCGTGTTGCCCCAAAAGACTACCGACTTTAAGGGTAAGCACATCCTGCTTGCCGAGGATAACGAGCTGAACCGCGAGATTGCCGTGGAGATTCTGAACGCCTATGGCTTTGAGGTCGATACCGCCGAAAACGGCGCGGTCGCCGTGGAAAAGGTCAGCACCGCAGCGCCGGGGCAGTACGATTTGGTACTGATGGACGTGCAGATGCCGATCATGGACGGCTACACCGCCACCCACCGCATCCGCGAATTGGAAAACTCTGCCTTGGCGTGCATCCCCATTCTTGCCATGACGGCGAACGCCTTTGATGAGGACCGCCGCAACGCCCTGGAAAGCGGTATGAACGGTTTCTTGTCCAAGCCCATCGTGATTGCCGATCTTGTGCAGGAGATGCGCAAAATACTGTAA